The following coding sequences lie in one Pseudomonas monsensis genomic window:
- a CDS encoding LysR family transcriptional regulator, producing METPLSNSGNPPVKTAHRAPLALSGLDFKLLKVFKAVVEAGGFSAAQNELNVGLAAISKQISDLEIRIGMRLCTRGREGFHLTEEGRLVYQASIDLFASVDNFRDRLSSAQNELIGDLGVGVIDNTISDPGSPLVAALKKINEESPKVRFQLQASQLDEIERGVVEGRLVAGIVPVYQRREEFDYYSLYEERSQVYCALGHPLFDMPETQMSGNVLQDYECINHRYAIHRDKLNYARYDSFSASATQVEAVALLIKTGRFVGFLPEHYAATLVAAGEFRAVLPQRIHIVTPFNLILRHNTVRSPLVKAFAQALGVDLKAAV from the coding sequence ATGGAAACCCCACTTTCCAATTCCGGAAACCCGCCGGTCAAAACGGCTCACCGAGCACCGCTGGCCCTCAGCGGACTGGATTTCAAACTGCTCAAGGTGTTCAAGGCCGTGGTCGAAGCTGGAGGCTTCAGCGCCGCGCAGAACGAGCTGAATGTGGGCCTGGCGGCCATCAGCAAGCAGATCTCCGATCTGGAAATCCGTATTGGCATGCGTTTGTGTACCCGTGGGCGCGAGGGGTTTCACCTCACCGAAGAAGGGCGCCTGGTGTATCAGGCGTCAATTGATCTATTTGCTTCTGTCGACAACTTCCGTGACCGGCTTAGTTCTGCACAAAACGAACTTATTGGTGATCTGGGCGTGGGCGTTATTGACAATACGATCAGCGATCCTGGTTCACCGTTAGTTGCAGCGCTGAAGAAAATCAATGAAGAGTCGCCAAAAGTAAGATTTCAACTTCAGGCGTCGCAGTTGGATGAGATTGAAAGAGGTGTCGTAGAAGGACGATTAGTTGCTGGAATTGTTCCGGTTTATCAACGCCGTGAAGAGTTTGATTATTACTCGCTGTATGAGGAACGCTCGCAAGTTTACTGTGCGCTCGGTCATCCGCTGTTCGATATGCCCGAGACGCAAATGAGCGGCAATGTGCTGCAGGATTACGAGTGCATCAACCACCGCTATGCGATCCACCGCGATAAGCTCAACTATGCGCGCTATGACAGTTTTTCCGCCTCTGCCACTCAGGTCGAGGCCGTGGCATTGCTGATCAAGACCGGCCGTTTCGTGGGTTTTCTGCCCGAGCATTACGCTGCAACACTGGTCGCGGCCGGAGAGTTTCGTGCGGTGCTGCCGCAGCGCATTCACATCGTTACGCCGTTCAATCTGATCCTGCGTCACAACACGGTGCGCAGTCCGTTGGTCAAGGCGTTTGCCCAAGCGTTGGGGGTCGATCTCAAGGCTGCGGTTTGA
- the argH gene encoding argininosuccinate lyase yields the protein MSQTTDRLWGARFKSGPSAALAALSRCPERYFRLTPYDLAGSKAHAGELQRAGLLTEQETRTMLAALDAIGADFRAGSIAPTLDDEDVHTFIERLLTERLGALGGKLRAGRSRNDQTANDLRLFLRDHVRTLAVEVLALQQALVDQAEQHVESICPGFTHLQQAQPIVFAHHLLAHAQSMLRDVQRLVDWDARTSLSPLGAAAMAGSAIARQPQQSAKEMGYAGVCENSIDAVASRDHVAEFLFIASMLGINISRLAEEFCLWSSRQFRWVDLDDAYATGSSIMPQKKNPDIAELARGKAGRLIGNLTGLLSTLKSLPLSYNRDLSEDKNGVLDSVDTLLLVLPAMAGMVATMTVNVAELRRQAPLGFTLATEVADWLAMRGVPFKEAHEITGALVQACEKHGIELWEASPALLTEIDPRLTADVRDSLTLEAAIAARSGWGGTAPQQVREQIGRLKTALAAQQQWTENYQGFRL from the coding sequence ATGTCTCAAACCACCGACCGTCTCTGGGGCGCCCGATTCAAAAGCGGCCCGTCCGCTGCCCTGGCGGCGTTGTCCCGTTGCCCTGAGCGCTATTTCCGCCTCACCCCGTACGACTTGGCCGGTTCCAAGGCGCATGCCGGTGAACTGCAGCGTGCCGGTCTGCTCACCGAGCAGGAAACCCGGACCATGCTCGCCGCGCTGGACGCCATCGGTGCAGACTTCCGCGCTGGCAGCATCGCCCCGACGCTGGACGACGAAGACGTCCACACTTTCATCGAACGCCTGCTGACCGAGCGCCTCGGCGCCTTGGGCGGCAAGCTGCGCGCCGGGCGTTCGCGCAACGACCAGACCGCCAACGATCTGCGTCTGTTCCTGCGTGACCATGTGCGCACCCTGGCCGTGGAAGTCCTCGCTCTGCAACAGGCGCTGGTCGACCAGGCCGAACAGCATGTCGAAAGCATCTGTCCCGGTTTCACGCACTTGCAGCAGGCGCAGCCGATCGTCTTCGCCCACCATTTGCTGGCCCACGCACAGTCGATGCTGCGTGATGTGCAACGGTTGGTGGACTGGGACGCCCGCACCTCGTTGTCGCCACTCGGTGCTGCCGCCATGGCCGGTTCCGCCATTGCTCGCCAGCCGCAGCAATCGGCAAAGGAAATGGGCTATGCCGGCGTCTGCGAGAACTCCATCGACGCCGTCGCCAGCCGCGATCACGTGGCCGAATTCCTGTTCATCGCCAGCATGCTGGGGATCAACATTTCACGTCTGGCCGAAGAGTTTTGCCTTTGGTCGTCGCGCCAGTTCCGCTGGGTTGATCTGGACGATGCCTACGCCACCGGCAGTTCGATCATGCCGCAGAAGAAAAACCCGGACATCGCCGAACTGGCGCGGGGCAAAGCCGGGCGCTTGATCGGCAATCTCACCGGTTTGCTCTCGACGCTCAAATCCCTGCCACTGTCGTACAACCGCGATCTGAGCGAAGACAAGAACGGCGTGCTCGACAGTGTCGACACCTTGTTGCTGGTGCTCCCGGCGATGGCCGGGATGGTCGCGACCATGACCGTCAACGTGGCAGAACTGCGGCGTCAGGCACCTCTCGGTTTCACACTCGCCACCGAAGTCGCCGACTGGTTGGCGATGCGCGGCGTGCCTTTCAAAGAAGCGCACGAAATCACCGGCGCGCTGGTGCAGGCCTGCGAGAAACATGGCATCGAATTATGGGAAGCCTCGCCGGCGCTGCTGACCGAGATCGATCCGCGCCTGACCGCTGATGTACGCGACAGCCTGACACTGGAGGCCGCCATCGCTGCCCGTAGCGGTTGGGGCGGTACCGCGCCGCAACAGGTGCGCGAGCAGATCGGCCGCTTGAAAACCGCCCTCGCCGCGCAACAGCAGTGGACAGAAAACTACCAGGGCTTCCGCCTCTAA
- a CDS encoding amino acid ABC transporter permease, translated as MSQTQAERLQAERKLAENQFDITQYQHVPRRYYGRIFFATLIVIAIIGLVRAFAEGKIEWSYIGQFLTSQAIMWGLFNTIIMAVLAMALGIVFGVITAIMRMSANPILRYVALTYTWLFRGTPLILQLLLWFNLALIFPTIGIPGLFELDTVSLMTPFVAALLGLSINQGAYTAEVVRAGLLSVDTGQYEAAKSIGMPRLQALRRIILPQAMRIIIPPVGNEFIGMVKMTSLASVIQYSELLYNAQNIYYANARVMELLIVAGIWYLATVTVLSFGQSRLERRFARGAGKRS; from the coding sequence ATGAGCCAGACTCAGGCAGAACGACTCCAGGCGGAGCGTAAACTGGCGGAAAACCAGTTCGATATCACCCAGTACCAGCATGTGCCACGGCGCTACTACGGGCGGATTTTTTTCGCCACGCTGATCGTCATCGCGATCATCGGCCTGGTGCGCGCCTTCGCCGAAGGCAAGATCGAATGGTCGTACATCGGCCAGTTCCTGACCTCCCAGGCGATCATGTGGGGCCTGTTCAACACCATCATCATGGCCGTCCTGGCGATGGCGCTGGGCATCGTGTTCGGGGTGATCACGGCGATCATGCGCATGTCGGCCAACCCGATCCTGCGCTACGTGGCGCTGACCTACACCTGGCTGTTTCGCGGTACGCCGCTGATTCTGCAACTGCTGCTGTGGTTCAACCTGGCGCTGATTTTCCCCACCATCGGCATTCCCGGCCTGTTCGAACTCGACACCGTGAGCCTGATGACCCCGTTCGTGGCAGCGCTGCTCGGCTTGAGCATCAACCAGGGCGCCTATACCGCTGAAGTGGTGCGCGCCGGCCTGCTGTCGGTGGACACCGGACAGTACGAAGCGGCCAAGTCGATCGGCATGCCGCGTCTGCAAGCGCTGCGCCGGATCATCCTGCCGCAGGCCATGCGCATCATTATTCCGCCGGTCGGCAACGAATTCATCGGCATGGTCAAGATGACCTCGCTGGCGAGCGTGATCCAGTACTCGGAACTGCTCTACAACGCCCAGAACATTTACTACGCCAACGCCCGAGTGATGGAGCTGCTGATCGTTGCCGGTATCTGGTACCTGGCCACTGTCACCGTGCTGTCCTTTGGTCAAAGCCGTCTGGAGCGTCGCTTCGCTCGCGGCGCCGGCAAGCGTTCTTGA
- a CDS encoding amino acid ABC transporter ATP-binding protein: protein MRSIVKAVSLNKYYDQYHALKDINIEVEQGEVLCIIGPSGSGKSTLLRCVNQLEKIDKGGLWVDGELVGYRVAGNKLHELNESQIARQRLATGMVFQRFNLFPHMTVLQNIIEGPCQVLKRSPKEAHEEALELLARVGLADKRNSYPIELSGGQQQRVAIARALAMRPKLMLFDEPTSALDPELVGEVLSVMRDLAQTGMTMIVVTHELGFAREVSNRMVFMDGGQIVEAGSPEEILISPQNPRTQSFISAVRT, encoded by the coding sequence ATGAGAAGCATCGTCAAGGCCGTCAGCCTGAACAAGTATTACGACCAGTACCACGCGCTCAAGGACATCAACATCGAAGTCGAGCAAGGCGAAGTGCTGTGCATCATCGGCCCGTCCGGCTCGGGCAAGAGCACCCTGCTGCGCTGCGTTAACCAGTTGGAAAAGATCGACAAGGGCGGCTTGTGGGTCGACGGCGAACTGGTCGGCTATCGGGTCGCAGGCAACAAACTGCACGAACTCAATGAGTCGCAGATTGCCCGCCAGCGCCTGGCGACCGGCATGGTGTTCCAGCGCTTCAACCTGTTTCCGCACATGACTGTGCTGCAAAACATCATCGAAGGCCCGTGCCAGGTGCTCAAGCGCTCGCCTAAGGAAGCCCACGAAGAAGCCTTGGAACTGCTGGCCCGCGTCGGCCTGGCCGACAAACGCAACAGCTACCCGATCGAACTTTCGGGTGGTCAGCAGCAACGAGTCGCCATCGCCAGGGCCCTGGCCATGCGCCCGAAACTGATGCTGTTCGATGAACCCACTTCGGCACTCGACCCGGAACTGGTCGGTGAGGTGCTGTCGGTCATGCGCGATCTGGCGCAGACCGGCATGACCATGATCGTCGTCACCCATGAACTGGGCTTCGCCCGCGAAGTTTCCAATCGCATGGTGTTCATGGACGGCGGGCAGATCGTGGAGGCTGGAAGCCCCGAAGAAATACTAATAAGTCCGCAAAACCCGCGCACCCAAAGCTTCATTTCTGCCGTTCGAACCTAA
- a CDS encoding ABC transporter substrate-binding protein gives MKNFVIPAALASVMSCGFAVAADLPAGIKEKGEIVVAIMPNYPPMDFKDPATNTLTGLDYDLGNALAERLGVKIKWQETGFEQMINALTTDRVDMVLSGMTDTAERQASVTFVDYFTSGPQFYTLQKNTATNEIIDLCGKKVGTSRRTTFPAEIAAWSKANCEAAGKPAINVIGTEGSADARAQLRQSRIDAAMQGSETLSYLKTQEKDMYKTVGQPISVQFTGLGVSKKKPELSAAVKVALQSMVDDGSYNAILKKWDLELGAIKEVTINAGQ, from the coding sequence ATGAAGAATTTCGTAATCCCCGCTGCACTCGCTTCTGTCATGTCTTGCGGTTTTGCCGTGGCCGCCGATCTGCCGGCCGGCATCAAGGAAAAAGGCGAGATCGTCGTGGCAATCATGCCGAACTATCCGCCGATGGACTTCAAGGACCCGGCCACCAACACCCTCACAGGCCTGGACTATGACCTGGGCAACGCGCTGGCCGAACGTCTGGGGGTGAAGATCAAATGGCAGGAAACCGGCTTCGAGCAAATGATCAATGCGCTGACCACCGACCGCGTCGACATGGTGTTGTCGGGCATGACCGATACCGCCGAGCGCCAGGCCAGTGTGACCTTCGTCGACTACTTCACCAGCGGCCCGCAGTTCTACACCTTGCAGAAGAACACCGCGACCAACGAGATCATCGACCTGTGCGGCAAGAAAGTCGGCACCAGCCGTCGCACCACATTCCCGGCGGAAATCGCCGCGTGGAGCAAGGCCAACTGTGAGGCGGCCGGCAAACCGGCGATCAACGTGATCGGCACCGAAGGCTCGGCCGACGCCCGTGCGCAACTGCGCCAGAGCCGGATCGATGCGGCGATGCAGGGCAGCGAAACGCTGTCGTACCTCAAGACTCAGGAAAAGGACATGTACAAGACCGTCGGCCAGCCGATCTCGGTGCAGTTCACCGGCCTTGGCGTGAGCAAGAAAAAACCCGAGCTGAGCGCAGCGGTGAAAGTCGCGTTGCAGAGCATGGTCGATGACGGCAGCTACAACGCAATTCTGAAGAAGTGGGACCTGGAGCTGGGTGCGATCAAGGAAGTGACGATCAACGCCGGCCAGTAA